The Pseudanabaena galeata CCNP1313 genome includes a region encoding these proteins:
- a CDS encoding NAD(P)H-dependent glycerol-3-phosphate dehydrogenase, translating to MKSDVKNVTIIGSGAWGSALATLVQTNQHHVQIWSRQSQLSLAEMVSNSDAIVSAVSIKGVRTIAEKLKTAKLQPHAVLVSATKGLEPVTRQTPSQIWRSLIPDHPLVVLSGPNLSKEIMMGQPAATVVASTDASAAQFIQNIFASRNFRVYTNSDPIGVELGGTLKNVIAIAVGACDGLNLGTNAKSALITRSLIEIIRVGVYFGAQPETFWGLSGLGDLLATCNSNLSRNYQVGYAITQGKSLEEAITNVQGTAEGVNTANVLIEISDREKISVPVSRYVYRLLQGEITLQQAVEGLMERDLKPEN from the coding sequence ATGAAATCAGACGTAAAAAATGTGACGATCATTGGCTCTGGTGCGTGGGGATCGGCACTCGCAACTTTAGTTCAAACCAATCAACATCATGTGCAAATTTGGTCTCGCCAAAGTCAATTATCTTTAGCAGAAATGGTTAGTAATAGTGATGCCATTGTCTCCGCAGTATCGATCAAAGGAGTAAGAACGATCGCCGAAAAATTAAAAACAGCAAAACTTCAGCCCCATGCGGTTTTAGTCAGTGCCACTAAGGGGCTGGAGCCAGTTACTAGACAAACCCCATCACAAATTTGGCGATCGCTAATTCCCGATCATCCGCTTGTAGTGTTATCAGGACCAAATCTTTCTAAAGAAATTATGATGGGACAACCTGCGGCAACGGTGGTGGCAAGTACCGATGCATCTGCCGCCCAATTTATTCAAAATATTTTTGCATCTAGAAATTTCAGGGTCTACACAAATTCCGATCCCATCGGGGTGGAGTTGGGCGGTACGCTCAAAAACGTGATTGCGATCGCCGTTGGTGCTTGTGATGGATTAAACCTCGGTACAAATGCCAAATCTGCATTAATTACGCGATCGCTGATTGAAATTATTCGGGTTGGCGTTTACTTTGGGGCGCAACCTGAAACATTTTGGGGCTTGTCTGGCTTAGGCGATCTCTTAGCAACTTGCAATAGCAATCTCAGTCGTAATTATCAAGTGGGCTATGCGATCACGCAGGGTAAAAGCCTCGAAGAGGCGATCACAAATGTGCAAGGTACGGCTGAAGGTGTAAATACGGCGAATGTGTTAATCGAAATTAGCGATCGAGAAAAAATTAGCGTACCTGTATCACGTTATGTTTATCGGTTACTGCAAGGAGAAATTACCTTACAACAAGCAGTTGAAGGACTAATGGAACGCGATCTCAAACCAGAGAATTAG